The Edaphobacter acidisoli genome contains the following window.
CATCTCGTTTGCACCACCAACAACCTGGGCACCATTCGTCCATTACCGAGACGTGCACCACGACGACGTCATCGTCTTTTTCAAGCCCAACTCAGAGACCCCGGGCATGTTTCTCGTCAAGCGAGCCATCGGTCTGCCAGGCGACCATCTCCACCTGAACAATGGCACCGTCTATCGCAATGGTGTCATGCAGAACGAGCCCTTTGCACGCAAGCCGAGCGACGACGGTGATCCCCAGGACGCCTTCCAGCCCTATCGCGACGATTTCCCTGATGCTCCAGCTGGACCATACGATCAAGTCACCGCGCTCTGGGCTAACGAAATACCCAACCACATTCAGGATGGCAGCCTCGTAGTACCGCCGGGCAAAGTCTTCGCCATGGGCGACAACCGCCCCGACAGCCTCGATAGCCGCTACTGGGGTTTCGCTCCGCGTGCGAACATCGTGGGCCGCCCCCTATTCGTTTACTGGTCGTTCGAAACGCCCGCCGACGAGATGGACAAGCAAACCATCGGCGATCGCATCGCTTTCGTCGGCCACATCGTTCTTCACTTCTTTACCCAGACACGCTGGGACCGCACCCTGCATCTCATCCGGTAAGCAAGCAGCAGCAGATCGCCCTTTGCAATCGTCGACATTCCGTGGCTTGCTGGGAACCTGCTTTTGACTCCGGAGCGTACATTTATAGTTCGCCATAGCCTGCACTTCTGACCACATATGCACCCAACCGACACCACACACGGCACCAGCGACACGACCCGCTCATCGCGCCGCGCTCGCCGCTTCCCTGGGGTGTTGTCGTTCGCGCTCCTCGTGGTCATTCTGCTCATGATGGTGTTGCTACCGCCGATGATCAGCGTCAGCCGTTTTCAGCGTCGCATCGCGCAAAGTCTCAGCCAAAGTCTAGGTCGTACCGTACATCTCGATTCCGTCAGCTTGACGTTGCTTCCGTTGCCCGGCTTTACCTTTACTAACTTCGTCGTCGATGAAGATCCGGCCTTCGGCTCCGAGCCCATCATCCGCGCCAACTCCGTGCGCGCTACGCTGCGTCTCACCTCACTCTGGCGTCGTCCCATCGAGTTCTCCACAATCAGCTTCGACCAGCCCAGCGTCAACCTTGTTCATCTCTCAAATGGCAAATGGAACCTGGAAAGCATCCTGCTGCATGCGGCGCATATTCAGGCTGCCCCAACGGTACAGATGAAACCGGGTCCAACGCCGCGTTTCCCCTACATTGAAGCTACCGGCGCCAGACTTAACCTCAAACTCGACCAGGAAAAGACCCCTTTCTCGCTCACCGATGCCGACTTCGCTCTCTGGCTTCCCGGCCCTAACCAGTGGCATCTGCGCTTAAAAGGCACTCCAGCGCGCACCGACACCGATGTCGCAGACGCAGGGATCATCCAGATTGAAGGCACGCTCGATCGTGCAGCCTCGCTCGGCAACGTTCCCCTCGATCTTCAGGGCGAATGGAAAGAAGCACCGCTCGGCGAGACCACTCATCTACTTTTTGGCCGCGACCTCGGCGTGCGAGGCAATCTCGACCTCACCGCAACAGTTCAGGGTACTGTCAGCGATAGCACCATCGACGCCCGCCTCCGACTTATCGACGCCCGCAACGCCGATTTCGTTCCGAGCCAGCCCATCCAGGTCGATCTCGACTGCCTCACAACCGCAGCGAACGACTTTCACGCCTTCAAAAACCTGCGCTGCACTTGGCCGCCAATCGCATCTTCACCAAAGCCGATGCTGGCCGTCTCAGGTGATATTCCCGATGTGCGCAATCTCAGCGCGACTACGCTTGAGATCGGCACACCAGGCATTCCTGCAACAACACTGTTTAACTGGCTTCGCGTCTCCAGTTCCCGCGTGCCCGACGATGTCGCCGTTACGGGCAACCTGACTGGTAGCATCACCTGGCATCCCGCTTCTGCAACTGCCACACACTGGAGCGGAGACCTGCTTCTCGCAGGAGCTAGCCTGAGCACTCCAGCCTCAGGTTCGGCATCATTCATCGACAGCGACGTCTCAATCCAGTCCATCGACAGTTTCCTGGCTAGTCAGCCGAAAGGGAGAATCGCTCGGGGCAAGGGCAAGGAAAAGATCGCGCCCGCGCCAACTTCCGGCTTCAACCTCGCGCCTGTTGCCTTGGCATTGGGAGGCAAGGAACCAGCGATGCTCGAAGGACATGTCGACCATGTAGGCTACACCTTGCATCTGACGGGCATGGTGTCAACTGCACGCCTGCTCGCCCTGGGCTCGGCAATTCCACAGTTTGGCGACGGACTCTCTCAAGTGCTACCTCCCAATCACACGCCTGGACCTTATCGCATCGATCTCAGCGCAAACCGCACATGGCACGGCCCGCAAACATGGACAGACAACATCACACGTCCGACACCTTCGCGGCCTCATCATTCTGCACATCGTTGACAGAAGCAACGCTATAGATTGAATAACTCTCTCAACCGTTTGGTCTGTGCTCTGCTTACAGGAATCTCGGTTCTCTTCGGATCATCCATACGCAACTGATAACTCGACTTGAACCACGGCACCACCTCGCGGATGTGCTGGATATTCACAAGAAACGAACGATGCGCACGCCAGAACATCTCAGGATTGAGTTGCTCCATCAACTCCTCCAGCGTCCGGCAATTCGAGTGGCCCTCCACCGTCTGCGTAAAAACACTGATCGTTCCTTCTTCAATCGAAGCAAAACAGATATCCTTCTGGTCTACCAGCAGCAGCCTGCTCTGCGCTCGAACAATGACCTTACCTGTATTTACCTTCGGAGTTTGAGCAGCCTGGGCTTGCTCCTCCATCAGTCGCAGCAGAGCATCCAGTCTGGCATCCCCTGCCGATTCTGCTGGCGCAGATAGTCGTGCCGTGGCCTTTTCGATCGTTTGCATCACTCGCTTGCGGTCAAATGGTTTCAGCAAATAATCAACAGCATTCACCTCAAACGCACGCACGGCATACTGATTGAATGCAGTGGCAAAGACCACTTGAGGCATTTGTATCTTGCGATCAAGAAGTTTCTTCAGAACGCCGAACCCATCCAGTCCAGGCATCTGTACATCGAGAAACACGACATCTGGCTTGTGCGTCCGGATCAGTTCCACTGCTTCGATTCCGTTGGTACCCTGCCCCAGCACCTCGACTCCACCCGCGCGCTCCAACAGATACTGCAACTCTTGTCGCGCCAGTGCTTCGTCGTCGATGATTAAAGCGGTAAACGGCATACGTGTGACTTACTTAGTCACTATATACGCGCAGCCTTGCCGGAGCCTGATCCTCGGCAAGATCATGTCCACAGTGGCGGCAATAGACATCGGTAATCTGCACCCCATGGAAGCACTTCCCGCACGCGGGCGCCATCTGGAACTGACACTGCGGACAGAAGTGAGCATCCTGGGCCAGTTCAGCGCCACAGTTCGGGCAAGGCGTCAACAGAGGTTGACGCAGCAGAAAGTATACTACCGCACCGATTCCTCCTGGCATCACCACGACAACAAGCATCCACAATGCAGCAGGCATGCGTCTGCGCTTCACATCACGGCTGATGTAACCAATCAGCAAAACATAACTTGCGAATGTGGTACCCCAGAAATATCCGGTCAACAGGCGCATGGGCAGCAGCTCATGCCTGTGGTGAGGCATGATGCCATGAAACAAATACTGAAAAGCTACGAAGACGGCGATAGCGAGCACAACGGACCACGCCGGGATCATACTCAACTGATCTTCACCAGTTGCCGTCTGCTCATTGACCGGCTTGGAGTTCCACTTCGTCACTTCGCAACCTCACCATCCACACGCCTACGGATACGCCGAAACAATACCATCGCAAGCAACGCCATCGACACAGGAAGGAACCAAAGCAGCAAGATAAAAAGCTGATTACTGGCGTCCGGAATGCCATTCGGGTTCAGATCATACTGCTCAAGAACTCTCCATCCCGCCACCGAAAGAATGAGCAGCAGCGATGACGAGACAGCAGCGGGAATCATCAGGCTACGCACACGGCTGCGACGTGCAGCCATCATCCCCGCCCGTTCGCGCACCACGCGATGAGTCCGGTTGACCACTGCCGCTCGCGCCGCCGTATTCAACTCGTTCCCCATCCTCATATCGCCTCCACTGCAGAGCGTAAAGCGCGTATCTTCTCCATCTCCGGCTTCAACGCCGCAAGCCCACGATACAAGCGTGACTTCACCGTGGAAAGAGGAGCACGCGTAACGCCGGCGATCTCCTCAAGAGAAAGCTCTTCATAAAACCGGAGAACAAGTACCTCGCGATAGGTCGAATCGAGCGTCAGCAGCACCTCGCCCACTTCAGCAGAGTTCTCACGCGACTGAAAGTGCTCCAGAGGAGATGGATCCGAGATAGCAATCTCAAATGGACGCTCATCATCGCCTTCACTCATCTCGTCCAGACTCGACATTGTGCGTTTGCGAGAGAGATCAATTACGAGGTTACGTGCGATTGTAAACAACCACGTATCAAAGCGTGCCTTGCCGTTGTACTGTGCGCCGCGCACCAGCACGCGCATCCATGTCTCTTGAAAGAGATCCTCCGCCACATCGCGCTTTCCAGTAAGGAACAGAAGATAGCGCATCAATCGGTGTTGGTAGAGATCAATCAGGTGATCGATCAACTCCGCATCCTGTCGTTTCAGGCCACGAGCAATCGCTGCATTCTCGGCCTGATCCTGCACGCCGAGGGCAACCTGAACGATAGCGGCTCCACTTCTCATGAACCTAGAGACGTCAAATCGCTCTGAAAAGACTCGCTTTGTAACGAATTTATTCACTTGTCGGGAATAGCTTGAGGCCTACTTTTATTCTACGGCCTTGAACCAACCCCTGAAACGGTAAACTGAGTCAATGGACGTTCTCTATGGGCTGCACCCGGTCGAAGAAGCCCTTCGCTCTGGCGCCCGTCAGCTTGACCATGTCAGTGTCGCCCGCGAGCGTCGTGACGAGCGGTTAGACCGGCTCATCCAGCTTTGCCGGGCTTCTGGGGTCCGCGTTGCCGTTGAGCCGCGAGAACAGTTGACCCGCCTTGCCCGAACCGACGCTCACCAAGGGGTCCTGGCTGTAGTCCGCGAACGAAATTTTCTCAGCATTGAAGACCTCTTATCATCTAAACTCGATGGATTCAGATTCTTCCTCGCACTTGACGGCATCGAAGACCCGCACAATCTAGGCGCGTTGCTTAGAACGGCTGACGGTGCCGGTGTCGATGGTGTCGTCCTCCCGGAGCGTCGTTCCGCCTCCGTTACTGCGACTGTTGCCAAAACATCTGCCGGTGCCTCGGAACATGTTCGCATCGCACGAGTTACGAACCTTGTTCGTGCTCTCGAACAAATGAAGAAGAATAATATCTGGGTCATTGGGCTGGACGAGCGAGGAACACCAGACTACATCGACTTCGACTTCAAAACTGACTGCGTTCTCGTACTAGGACGCGAAGGCGCAGGCCTGCACGATCTGGTCAAGAAGACCTGCGACCACCTGCTTCGGATACCAATGGGCGGTCAGGTTTCGTCTCTCAACGTATCGGTAGCAGGAGCAGTAGTCATGTACGAGGCAATGCGTCAGCGGCGACAGTTTTCGTCCATCGGACCAAAAGCGACGAAGGAGCGTAAGGGGTTGGGTTCCTGATGCATCGTCTGTTGTGCCTCACGCTTCTCTCTGCATCTGCGCTGGCCCTGAATGCCCAGCAGCATGGAACCGTGCTGTTCAGCCGTGACCAAAACTCGACTCCTGCGAAGAAGGATGAATCGGCTCAACTGGAGGAACCCAAGGTTCCTGTCACCGATGTTGAGCGAAGCTCGCTGACATTTACTGCCTACGATCTGGATGTGCATCTTGCGCCTGAAAAGGCACAGCTCGCCGTCCACGCCAGGTTCACTGTGCGAAACTCCGGCACGCAGCCTCTGTCCCGGCTGGTCATTCAGATCTCCTCGCAGCTCGACTGGCAGAGCTTCTCGCTGGAAGGCCAGCAGGGTGTCACGCAGCTTGCTTTCGTCGAGCACGGAATCGATACCGACCTGGACCACACGGGTAAGGCGTCCGAGGCGGTGGTTCGACTGCCCGGCCCACTGGCTCCTGGAGCAACGGCGACTGTATCCGCGTTCTACTCGGGTGAGGTGCGGCAGTCGGCGAACCGGCTTGAACGGATTGGCGCACCGACGAGCGACGCCGCGCGTGCCGACTGGGACCAGGTTGCTCCTGACCTGACCGCGCTCCGCGGCTTCGGCGATGTGCTCTGGTATCCGGTGGCTGCTGCTCCGGTCTTTCTCGGTGATGGAGCCAAACTGTTCCACGAGATCGGGGAAAACCGGCTCCGGCAGGCGGATGCGACCGTACGTCTGCGGCTGGCAGTCTCTTACGTTGGCGATCCTCCAGACGCGGCGTTCTTCTGTGGGCGGCGGGAGCAGCTCGTTGCGGTAAGCGAGAATGCCAATGTGCCGGTGGCACAGTCTCCAGGAGTGGCTACGGCAGAGTTTGCGGCGCGACCGCTTGGGTTCCGGCCGATGAGTCTCTTCGTAACCGACCAGGCCCCGACCGTGACCGATGACAAGGTCATCGGCGTCGTGACGGACCACTACGACGCGGTGCCGATGTATGCGGCGGCGGAGGCGAAGGTGAGGCCAATGCTCGCGGACTGGCTCGGGACCGCGCCGCTGACGATGCTTGACGTCCTCGACCATCCGGGGCAGCCGTTCGAGGATGACGCGCTGCTGGTGGTGCCGGTCCACGCGGCGGACCCTGACCAGCTGGCGCCGGTGCTGGTCCACTCTCTGACGCACGCGTGGTTCCGGTCGTCTCATGAGTGGCTGGATGAGGGGGTGCCGGAGTTCATGGGGTTGGTGTGGCTGGAGCGGACCCAGGGGCGGGATGCGGCGCTGAAGCGGTTGCAGGGGCAGGTGAACGCGCTGGCGCTGGTGGAGCCGACCCCGAAGGATGGGACGGTTATCGGGGGGGAGAGTCTGATCGACGCGACCGGGGAGGTGTACTACCGGACGAAGGCCGCGGCGGTGCTGTGGATGCTGCGGGGGATCGTGGGGGATGCGGCGTTGAAGACGGCGCTCCAGCGGTACCGGATGGCGGGGAAGGATGACGCGGACCCGGAGACGTTCGAGCGGGTGCTGGAGGCGGCCTCGCGGCGGGACCTCCGGTGGTTCTTCGACGACTGGGTGTACCGGGACCGGGGATTACCGGACCTCTCGATCGCGAGCGTGACGCCGAGTCCGATGCCGGGCACGGGCCTGCGGGGGGTGAGTTGGCTGGTGGCGGTCGACGTACGGAACGATGGGGCTGCGGCGGCGGAGGTTCCGGTGACGGTGCGGTCGGGGGACCTGACGATTACCCAGAGGCTCCGGATTCCGGGGCAGTCGGATGCGTCGACACGGATAGTCTTCGCGGGGGTGCCGCGGGAGGTGGTGGTGAATGACGGGAGCGTGCCGGAGGTGACGGCGTGGTCGCATACGAAGGAGATCGCCGTCCACTGACCCCCATCCCCCGTGTTTTGGTGCAAAGTCTTCATAAGATTTGGGTTAGGGTTGGACTTCGCGGGTTTGGTTGCCTGTAAGGTACTGATTTGATTGGCCATTGCCTCTTCCCTTTCGCAAAGTCTTCATTGCAAATGCGTAAGGCCCCGGATGAGGTTCCGGGGCCTTACGGGTTTTCTATCTGGTTTAAGTGTAGCAAGTGGGGGAAAA
Protein-coding sequences here:
- a CDS encoding LytR/AlgR family response regulator transcription factor; translation: MPFTALIIDDEALARQELQYLLERAGGVEVLGQGTNGIEAVELIRTHKPDVVFLDVQMPGLDGFGVLKKLLDRKIQMPQVVFATAFNQYAVRAFEVNAVDYLLKPFDRKRVMQTIEKATARLSAPAESAGDARLDALLRLMEEQAQAAQTPKVNTGKVIVRAQSRLLLVDQKDICFASIEEGTISVFTQTVEGHSNCRTLEELMEQLNPEMFWRAHRSFLVNIQHIREVVPWFKSSYQLRMDDPKRTEIPVSRAQTKRLRELFNL
- a CDS encoding zinc ribbon domain-containing protein, which translates into the protein MTKWNSKPVNEQTATGEDQLSMIPAWSVVLAIAVFVAFQYLFHGIMPHHRHELLPMRLLTGYFWGTTFASYVLLIGYISRDVKRRRMPAALWMLVVVVMPGGIGAVVYFLLRQPLLTPCPNCGAELAQDAHFCPQCQFQMAPACGKCFHGVQITDVYCRHCGHDLAEDQAPARLRVYSD
- the rlmB gene encoding 23S rRNA (guanosine(2251)-2'-O)-methyltransferase RlmB produces the protein MDVLYGLHPVEEALRSGARQLDHVSVARERRDERLDRLIQLCRASGVRVAVEPREQLTRLARTDAHQGVLAVVRERNFLSIEDLLSSKLDGFRFFLALDGIEDPHNLGALLRTADGAGVDGVVLPERRSASVTATVAKTSAGASEHVRIARVTNLVRALEQMKKNNIWVIGLDERGTPDYIDFDFKTDCVLVLGREGAGLHDLVKKTCDHLLRIPMGGQVSSLNVSVAGAVVMYEAMRQRRQFSSIGPKATKERKGLGS
- a CDS encoding RNA polymerase sigma factor, which produces MRSGAAIVQVALGVQDQAENAAIARGLKRQDAELIDHLIDLYQHRLMRYLLFLTGKRDVAEDLFQETWMRVLVRGAQYNGKARFDTWLFTIARNLVIDLSRKRTMSSLDEMSEGDDERPFEIAISDPSPLEHFQSRENSAEVGEVLLTLDSTYREVLVLRFYEELSLEEIAGVTRAPLSTVKSRLYRGLAALKPEMEKIRALRSAVEAI
- a CDS encoding M1 family aminopeptidase encodes the protein MHRLLCLTLLSASALALNAQQHGTVLFSRDQNSTPAKKDESAQLEEPKVPVTDVERSSLTFTAYDLDVHLAPEKAQLAVHARFTVRNSGTQPLSRLVIQISSQLDWQSFSLEGQQGVTQLAFVEHGIDTDLDHTGKASEAVVRLPGPLAPGATATVSAFYSGEVRQSANRLERIGAPTSDAARADWDQVAPDLTALRGFGDVLWYPVAAAPVFLGDGAKLFHEIGENRLRQADATVRLRLAVSYVGDPPDAAFFCGRREQLVAVSENANVPVAQSPGVATAEFAARPLGFRPMSLFVTDQAPTVTDDKVIGVVTDHYDAVPMYAAAEAKVRPMLADWLGTAPLTMLDVLDHPGQPFEDDALLVVPVHAADPDQLAPVLVHSLTHAWFRSSHEWLDEGVPEFMGLVWLERTQGRDAALKRLQGQVNALALVEPTPKDGTVIGGESLIDATGEVYYRTKAAAVLWMLRGIVGDAALKTALQRYRMAGKDDADPETFERVLEAASRRDLRWFFDDWVYRDRGLPDLSIASVTPSPMPGTGLRGVSWLVAVDVRNDGAAAAEVPVTVRSGDLTITQRLRIPGQSDASTRIVFAGVPREVVVNDGSVPEVTAWSHTKEIAVH
- a CDS encoding DUF748 domain-containing protein, whose protein sequence is MHPTDTTHGTSDTTRSSRRARRFPGVLSFALLVVILLMMVLLPPMISVSRFQRRIAQSLSQSLGRTVHLDSVSLTLLPLPGFTFTNFVVDEDPAFGSEPIIRANSVRATLRLTSLWRRPIEFSTISFDQPSVNLVHLSNGKWNLESILLHAAHIQAAPTVQMKPGPTPRFPYIEATGARLNLKLDQEKTPFSLTDADFALWLPGPNQWHLRLKGTPARTDTDVADAGIIQIEGTLDRAASLGNVPLDLQGEWKEAPLGETTHLLFGRDLGVRGNLDLTATVQGTVSDSTIDARLRLIDARNADFVPSQPIQVDLDCLTTAANDFHAFKNLRCTWPPIASSPKPMLAVSGDIPDVRNLSATTLEIGTPGIPATTLFNWLRVSSSRVPDDVAVTGNLTGSITWHPASATATHWSGDLLLAGASLSTPASGSASFIDSDVSIQSIDSFLASQPKGRIARGKGKEKIAPAPTSGFNLAPVALALGGKEPAMLEGHVDHVGYTLHLTGMVSTARLLALGSAIPQFGDGLSQVLPPNHTPGPYRIDLSANRTWHGPQTWTDNITRPTPSRPHHSAHR
- the lepB gene encoding signal peptidase I, which translates into the protein MNPTETEQQDQAAHANQSETPLESLASICGVLVVFLFVTTFIFQNFEIPSGSMEKTLLIGDHVLVDRISFAPPTTWAPFVHYRDVHHDDVIVFFKPNSETPGMFLVKRAIGLPGDHLHLNNGTVYRNGVMQNEPFARKPSDDGDPQDAFQPYRDDFPDAPAGPYDQVTALWANEIPNHIQDGSLVVPPGKVFAMGDNRPDSLDSRYWGFAPRANIVGRPLFVYWSFETPADEMDKQTIGDRIAFVGHIVLHFFTQTRWDRTLHLIR